A window of Rhabdothermincola salaria contains these coding sequences:
- a CDS encoding glycosyltransferase, with translation MSSTAVRSVAVAAASSALTVVALRRWQQGLSPVRADLERRRDRPVAPGSRRLSVVIPAFDEESRIGASVAEVRRALDVVAAYGGLEVVVVDDGSNDDTSGAAERAGADVVVRHDVNQGKGAAVRTGVLAASGRTVVFTDADLAYSPDQIPGLVALVEEGWDVVVGSRRHTDTTTLVRARRLREIGGRAINLLTRAVLLGQYRDTQCGLKAFRSDAARLIFSRSRVDGFAFDVELFHLIERYHLSLAEVPVAVANSSRSSVHVVRDALRLVRDLFLVRQWATEGRYDLTADDLLAGSGPAGVGPVLK, from the coding sequence GTGAGCTCGACCGCGGTGCGAAGCGTCGCGGTGGCCGCCGCGAGCAGCGCGTTGACGGTCGTGGCCCTCCGGCGTTGGCAGCAGGGCCTGTCGCCGGTGCGGGCCGACCTCGAGCGGCGGCGCGACCGCCCGGTCGCGCCCGGCAGCCGTCGCCTGAGCGTGGTCATCCCCGCCTTCGACGAGGAGTCCCGCATCGGGGCCTCGGTGGCCGAGGTCCGTCGGGCCCTCGACGTGGTGGCGGCCTACGGCGGCCTCGAGGTCGTGGTGGTCGACGACGGCTCGAACGACGACACGTCGGGCGCGGCCGAACGGGCCGGCGCCGACGTGGTGGTCCGCCACGACGTCAACCAGGGCAAGGGCGCCGCCGTGCGCACCGGTGTGCTGGCGGCCAGCGGTCGCACGGTCGTGTTCACCGACGCCGACCTGGCCTACTCGCCCGACCAGATCCCCGGTCTGGTGGCTCTCGTCGAGGAGGGCTGGGACGTCGTGGTCGGGAGCCGGCGCCACACCGACACCACCACCTTGGTGCGCGCCCGTCGCCTGCGCGAGATCGGCGGGCGGGCCATCAACCTGCTCACCCGGGCCGTGCTGCTGGGGCAGTACCGCGACACGCAGTGCGGGTTGAAGGCGTTCCGCTCCGACGCCGCCCGACTCATCTTCTCGCGCTCCCGCGTCGACGGTTTCGCCTTCGACGTGGAGCTGTTCCACCTCATCGAGCGCTACCACTTGTCCCTCGCCGAGGTCCCCGTCGCGGTGGCCAACTCGAGCCGCTCGTCGGTGCACGTGGTGCGCGACGCGCTGCGCCTCGTGCGCGACCTGTTCCTCGTGCGCCAATGGGCCACGGAGGGTCGCTACGACCTCACTGCCGACGACCTCTTGGCCGGTTCCGGCCCCGCCGGGGTGGGGCCGGTCCTCAAGTAG
- a CDS encoding TlpA family protein disulfide reductase translates to MERLVIAAIVVVVAVVVALVLQRRQADPPTRAAFQVPAQLDRRDFDRPDAPWLVAVFTSATCDTCAGVWDKARHLDAGPGGPVVVQGLEVGAEAELHERYGIDAVPLVVIADADGVVVRHFLGPVTATDLWAAVAEARAPGSTPGECQAHETAADENPRPESP, encoded by the coding sequence GTGGAGCGGCTGGTGATCGCCGCCATCGTGGTCGTGGTGGCCGTGGTGGTCGCGCTCGTGCTCCAGCGGCGCCAGGCCGACCCCCCGACCCGTGCGGCCTTCCAGGTTCCCGCCCAGCTCGACCGCCGCGACTTCGATCGGCCCGACGCCCCCTGGTTGGTCGCGGTGTTCACCTCGGCGACGTGCGACACCTGCGCCGGCGTGTGGGACAAGGCCCGGCACCTCGACGCCGGACCCGGAGGCCCGGTCGTGGTCCAAGGGCTCGAGGTCGGGGCCGAGGCCGAGCTGCACGAGCGCTACGGCATCGATGCCGTGCCCCTCGTGGTGATCGCCGACGCCGACGGTGTGGTGGTGCGGCACTTCCTCGGCCCGGTGACGGCCACCGACCTGTGGGCCGCGGTGGCCGAGGCCCGTGCGCCCGGCTCCACCCCTGGCGAGTGCCAGGCCCACGAGACGGCAGCCGACGAGAACCCTCGTCCCGAGAGCCCCTGA
- a CDS encoding DUF3499 family protein: MTRSCARPGCGEPAEATLAYEYAASTVWLDDLAPEAHPSLYDVCRRHADALTVPNGWQLVDQREQAIAS, encoded by the coding sequence ATGACCCGCTCTTGTGCGCGCCCGGGCTGCGGCGAGCCCGCCGAGGCCACGCTCGCCTACGAGTACGCCGCGTCCACGGTCTGGCTCGACGACCTGGCCCCCGAAGCCCACCCCTCCCTCTACGACGTGTGCCGCCGCCACGCCGACGCGCTCACCGTGCCCAACGGCTGGCAGCTCGTCGACCAACGAGAGCAGGCCATCGCCTCCTAG
- a CDS encoding phosphomannomutase/phosphoglucomutase produces MAPHDLAALDRIFKAYDIRGTVPDQLDADLVERIGAAFARFAADTTGAGHVLVAHDMRPSGPEFAEAFARGATAQGVDVVHLGLASTDLAFWAAGHYDAPAAMLTASHNPAQYNGVKLALAGAKPVGEETGLQQIKADVIGGLEPVATPGSVSSRDDALAAFVEHVHSFVDPDALAPLKVVADAANGMGGLTAPAVFEKLPIELEMLYGELDGTFPNHPADPIQPENLVDLQARVRATGADVGLAFDGDADRVFLVDDRGELVSGSLTTAIVADAMLDAHPGSTILHNLICSKAVPEIITERGGTPVRTRVGHSFIKQVMAETGAAFGGEHSGHYYFRDNFRADSGIIAAVVVLGVLSKAGVALSELRRPYERYADSGEINTVVDDPRAVIEVVAERFAGAQQDRLDGLTVDLTSGPGTDLDDPWWFNLRPSNTEPLLRLNLEAATPEACRRHVDELRTLIAEAAG; encoded by the coding sequence ATGGCCCCCCACGACCTCGCTGCGCTGGACCGCATCTTCAAGGCCTACGACATCCGCGGCACGGTCCCCGATCAGCTCGACGCCGACCTCGTCGAGCGCATCGGCGCCGCGTTCGCCCGCTTCGCCGCCGACACCACCGGCGCCGGCCACGTGCTGGTCGCCCACGACATGCGGCCGTCGGGACCGGAGTTCGCCGAAGCCTTCGCCCGGGGGGCCACGGCCCAGGGCGTCGACGTGGTCCACCTCGGTCTGGCGTCCACCGACCTGGCCTTCTGGGCCGCCGGTCACTACGACGCGCCGGCTGCCATGCTCACCGCCTCGCACAACCCCGCCCAGTACAACGGCGTGAAGCTGGCCCTCGCCGGAGCCAAGCCGGTGGGGGAGGAGACCGGACTCCAACAGATCAAGGCCGATGTCATCGGCGGGCTGGAACCGGTGGCCACGCCCGGCTCCGTGTCGAGCCGCGACGACGCGCTGGCGGCGTTCGTCGAGCACGTGCACTCCTTCGTCGATCCCGACGCCCTGGCCCCGCTGAAGGTCGTCGCCGACGCCGCCAACGGCATGGGCGGGCTCACCGCGCCGGCCGTGTTCGAGAAGCTGCCCATCGAGCTCGAGATGCTCTACGGCGAGCTCGACGGCACCTTCCCCAACCACCCGGCCGACCCCATCCAGCCCGAGAACCTGGTCGACCTCCAGGCCCGGGTGCGGGCCACCGGGGCCGACGTGGGCCTGGCCTTCGATGGCGACGCCGACCGGGTCTTCCTCGTCGACGACCGGGGCGAGCTGGTCTCGGGGTCGCTCACCACCGCCATCGTCGCCGACGCCATGCTCGACGCCCATCCGGGGTCCACCATCCTGCACAACCTGATCTGCTCCAAGGCGGTGCCCGAGATCATCACCGAGCGCGGCGGCACCCCGGTGCGCACCCGGGTGGGGCACTCCTTCATCAAGCAGGTGATGGCCGAGACCGGTGCGGCCTTCGGGGGCGAGCACTCCGGCCACTACTACTTCCGTGACAACTTCCGGGCCGACTCCGGCATCATCGCCGCGGTGGTGGTCCTCGGCGTGCTCTCCAAGGCTGGAGTGGCGCTGTCGGAGCTGCGCCGGCCCTACGAGCGCTACGCCGACTCCGGTGAGATCAACACCGTCGTCGACGATCCCCGGGCGGTCATCGAAGTGGTGGCCGAGCGCTTCGCCGGCGCCCAGCAGGATCGCCTCGACGGCCTCACGGTCGACCTGACATCCGGTCCGGGCACGGACCTGGACGACCCGTGGTGGTTCAACCTGCGCCCGTCCAACACCGAGCCGCTGCTCCGCCTCAACCTCGAGGCCGCCACGCCCGAGGCCTGCCGGCGCCACGTCGACGAGCTCCGCACCCTGATCGCCGAGGCCGCCGGCTGA
- the ftsH gene encoding ATP-dependent zinc metalloprotease FtsH translates to MSSERPSPPSEGDERPTGRFGSDQGWPRWTIWVLFAVIAGALFLPGLLSSQSSEQISYRQFLDDLRNDRVAEATFQNTDGGISGELEDGTSFSSNGPLEPTDADQSLMTEKGVEFTTPTASIWASLLPLLIPVGLLIAFFVWMQRRAQGQMGGIMSIGRSKAKTYSTERPGTTFDDVAGYEQVKQDITEVVDFLKHPDRFAEIGARIPKGILLVGPPGTGKTLIARAVAGEAGVPFLSVTGSDFMEMFVGVGASRVRDLFQSARKMGSAIIFVDEIDSIGRKRGAGLGGGHDEREQTLNQMLAEMDGFEVTTGIVMMAATNRPDILDPALLRPGRFDRQVVVPLPELEDRRRILEVHVKHKHIAPDVDLDLVARGTPGMSGADLANLVNESALLAVRRGESEIAKRDFEEARDRILMGPQRDSMVLSDLEKEAIAYHEAGHAVCAAVLPTADPLHKVTIIPSGMALGVTMQLPLEERHIYRQDYIEDSLVVRMGGRIAEELVFGVISTGANNDLVGATELARKMVREWGMSDRVGPMAWGSQGQVFLGEDLMHTRDYSDDTARVIDEEVERILRDQQDRCRQVLSENRYGLDLVARGLLEHETIDGTEVTRLLELASPGATAANPHSVLVNANGSSGSEHADADGHEPHPPA, encoded by the coding sequence ATGAGTTCCGAACGCCCATCCCCCCCGTCCGAGGGCGACGAGCGTCCCACCGGGCGCTTCGGCAGCGACCAGGGCTGGCCCCGCTGGACCATCTGGGTGCTCTTCGCCGTCATCGCCGGCGCGCTCTTCCTGCCGGGGCTGCTCAGCTCGCAGTCCAGCGAGCAGATCTCCTACCGCCAGTTCCTCGACGACCTGCGCAACGACCGGGTGGCCGAGGCCACCTTCCAGAACACCGACGGCGGCATCAGCGGTGAGCTCGAGGACGGCACCAGCTTCAGCAGCAACGGCCCGCTCGAGCCCACCGATGCCGACCAGTCCCTCATGACCGAGAAGGGCGTCGAGTTCACCACCCCCACGGCCAGCATCTGGGCCAGCCTCCTGCCGCTGTTGATCCCGGTCGGGCTGCTCATCGCCTTCTTCGTGTGGATGCAGCGGCGAGCCCAGGGCCAGATGGGCGGCATCATGTCCATCGGGCGGTCCAAGGCCAAGACCTACTCCACCGAGCGCCCCGGCACCACCTTCGACGACGTGGCCGGCTACGAGCAGGTCAAGCAGGACATCACCGAGGTCGTCGACTTCCTCAAGCACCCGGACCGCTTCGCCGAGATCGGGGCCCGCATCCCCAAGGGCATCCTGCTCGTGGGCCCGCCCGGCACCGGCAAGACCCTCATCGCCCGGGCCGTGGCCGGCGAGGCAGGCGTGCCCTTCCTCTCCGTCACCGGGTCGGACTTCATGGAGATGTTCGTCGGGGTCGGCGCCAGCCGGGTCCGCGACCTGTTCCAGAGCGCCCGCAAGATGGGCAGCGCCATCATCTTCGTCGACGAGATCGACTCGATCGGCCGCAAGCGCGGCGCCGGCCTCGGCGGCGGCCACGACGAGCGCGAGCAGACCCTCAACCAGATGCTGGCCGAGATGGACGGGTTCGAGGTGACCACCGGCATCGTGATGATGGCGGCCACCAACCGGCCCGACATCCTCGATCCTGCCCTCCTGCGCCCGGGGCGCTTCGACCGTCAGGTCGTCGTCCCCCTCCCCGAGCTCGAGGACCGTCGGCGCATCCTCGAGGTCCACGTCAAGCACAAGCACATAGCTCCCGACGTCGACCTCGACCTCGTGGCCCGGGGCACGCCGGGGATGAGCGGCGCCGACCTGGCCAACCTGGTCAACGAGTCAGCCCTGCTCGCCGTGCGGCGCGGCGAGTCCGAGATCGCCAAGCGCGACTTCGAAGAGGCACGCGACCGGATCCTCATGGGGCCGCAACGCGACTCCATGGTCCTGTCGGACCTCGAGAAGGAGGCCATCGCCTACCACGAGGCCGGCCACGCCGTGTGCGCCGCGGTGCTGCCCACCGCCGATCCGCTCCACAAGGTCACCATCATCCCCTCGGGGATGGCCCTCGGCGTCACCATGCAGCTCCCCCTCGAAGAGCGCCACATCTACCGCCAGGACTACATCGAGGACTCCCTCGTGGTCCGCATGGGTGGACGCATCGCCGAGGAGCTCGTCTTCGGAGTGATCTCCACCGGCGCCAACAACGACCTCGTGGGGGCCACCGAGCTGGCCCGCAAGATGGTCCGGGAGTGGGGCATGAGCGATCGGGTCGGGCCGATGGCCTGGGGCTCACAGGGCCAGGTCTTCCTGGGCGAGGACCTCATGCACACCCGCGACTACTCCGACGACACGGCCCGGGTGATCGACGAAGAGGTCGAGCGCATCCTGCGCGACCAGCAGGACCGCTGCCGCCAGGTGCTCTCGGAGAACCGCTACGGCCTCGATCTGGTGGCGCGGGGCCTGCTCGAGCACGAGACCATCGACGGCACCGAGGTCACCCGCCTGCTGGAGCTGGCCAGCCCCGGCGCCACCGCGGCCAACCCCCACAGCGTGCTCGTCAACGCCAACGGCTCCTCGGGTTCCGAGCACGCCGACGCCGACGGCCACGAACCGCACCCACCGGCCTGA
- a CDS encoding 6-pyruvoyl-tetrahydropterin synthase-related protein, with translation MTTSDHDVDPDAPAQGGAHGAAPGVVISDDPTEAGDPTVDRLARAIDPPGRSERLKALPGRALDALGASPLEAWVSLAVVLGCVAFVFSQLGPGNIFSDSTPAGGDMGAHVWGPAFMRDHLLPSFRLTGWTPDWYAGMPAYHFYMVLPSLAIALLSYVIPYGVAFKLVAISGLVTLPMAAWAFGRLTRLPFPGPPLLAVGATAFLFDRSYSILGGNIASTMAGEFAFSISLSFALLFLGVVGRGMETGKHRALAAVLLTLTGLTHLIPFLFAIGASLVWLVIALARRTGWPLRVWWLFGAGAVGSALTMWWLLPFYLRSPYMNDMGWEKRTQFVDLLFRRENLDGGLSDSPRIELVLVLAFLGLVMSIAWKRRTGAFFVLASIGVAIAFVVVPQGRLWNARLLPFYYLMLYLLAAVGIAELGRTIATLVARDPSKPPRSITAGTAVATCLVVLVALAMPLRSLPGGSVQADGSYRWLFLSTTDSSFLGSWARWNFSGYENKPAYPEYHGIVSTMADLGETEGCGRAMWEHESAHDRYGTPMALMLLPFWTDGCIGSSEGLFFESSSTTPYHFLMQDELSSAPSNAQRELPYSPGAPTQTEFDIGVQHMQLLGIRYYMAISEPMIEKAQASPSLTEVATSGPWAVFTVADSEQVVVLDDQPAVLTGVDPGHGWLDAVVPWYEDPTQWSVFLAADGPDEWQRIAPGETPERIPTEPVAVTDYEAGTDTISFQVSQPGTPVLVKTSYFPNWQAEGADGPWRISPNLMVVVPTDTEVTLRYGMTGVDWLGWLVAALGLVGLVALWRAGPLSFPEPRSWRPRPDSGPAPPPPGLGGDLASPGASGEASAEAPAGRAPAPDAGVPAGAFDPASVILAEVPGVAEPVEGPAPDGPGSAPGPDGPPTDDVSPAHGTAPVVDPVPASEVPASEAPAADPDAADPDGGSRP, from the coding sequence ATGACCACGAGCGATCACGACGTCGACCCCGACGCCCCCGCGCAGGGCGGTGCCCACGGTGCTGCTCCCGGGGTCGTGATCTCCGATGACCCCACCGAGGCCGGCGACCCGACCGTCGACCGCCTCGCCCGGGCCATCGACCCTCCGGGCCGATCGGAGCGCCTGAAGGCGCTCCCCGGCAGGGCTCTGGACGCGTTGGGCGCCTCGCCACTCGAGGCATGGGTCTCGCTCGCCGTGGTCCTCGGCTGCGTGGCCTTCGTGTTCAGCCAGCTCGGCCCGGGGAACATCTTCTCGGACTCCACCCCCGCCGGCGGCGACATGGGGGCCCACGTGTGGGGGCCGGCGTTCATGCGCGACCACCTGCTCCCGTCGTTCCGCCTCACCGGTTGGACACCGGACTGGTACGCCGGCATGCCCGCCTACCACTTCTACATGGTCCTGCCGTCCCTGGCCATCGCCCTGTTGAGCTACGTGATCCCCTACGGAGTGGCCTTCAAGCTGGTGGCCATCAGCGGTCTGGTGACCCTCCCGATGGCGGCCTGGGCCTTCGGTCGTCTGACCCGCCTTCCCTTCCCGGGCCCGCCCCTCCTGGCCGTCGGGGCCACTGCGTTCCTGTTCGACCGGTCCTATTCCATCCTCGGCGGCAACATCGCGTCGACCATGGCGGGGGAGTTCGCCTTCTCCATCTCGCTCAGCTTCGCCCTGCTGTTCCTCGGGGTGGTCGGTCGGGGCATGGAGACAGGCAAGCACCGGGCCCTGGCCGCGGTGCTGTTGACCCTCACCGGGTTGACCCACCTCATCCCGTTCCTCTTCGCCATCGGCGCCTCGCTGGTGTGGCTCGTGATCGCCCTCGCCCGCCGGACCGGTTGGCCCCTCCGGGTGTGGTGGTTGTTCGGCGCCGGTGCGGTGGGGTCGGCGCTCACCATGTGGTGGCTGCTGCCCTTCTACCTGCGGTCGCCCTACATGAACGACATGGGCTGGGAGAAGCGCACCCAGTTCGTCGACCTGCTCTTCCGGCGCGAGAACCTCGACGGCGGTCTCAGCGACAGCCCCCGCATCGAGCTGGTGCTGGTGCTGGCCTTCCTCGGCCTGGTGATGTCGATCGCGTGGAAGCGCCGCACGGGTGCCTTCTTCGTGCTCGCCTCCATCGGCGTGGCCATCGCCTTCGTGGTGGTGCCCCAGGGACGCCTGTGGAACGCCCGACTCCTGCCCTTCTACTACCTGATGCTCTACCTGCTGGCGGCAGTGGGCATCGCCGAACTGGGTCGCACCATCGCCACCCTGGTGGCCCGCGACCCCTCCAAGCCCCCTCGGTCGATCACGGCCGGGACCGCCGTGGCCACCTGCCTGGTCGTGCTGGTGGCCCTGGCCATGCCCCTGCGCTCGCTGCCCGGCGGCAGCGTCCAGGCCGACGGCTCCTACCGGTGGTTGTTCCTGTCCACGACCGACTCCAGCTTCCTCGGTTCGTGGGCCCGCTGGAACTTCAGCGGCTACGAGAACAAGCCGGCCTACCCCGAGTACCACGGCATCGTCTCCACCATGGCCGACCTCGGCGAGACCGAGGGCTGCGGTCGAGCCATGTGGGAGCACGAGTCGGCCCACGATCGCTACGGCACCCCGATGGCGTTGATGCTGCTGCCCTTCTGGACCGACGGCTGCATCGGGTCCTCCGAGGGGCTCTTCTTCGAGTCGTCGTCCACCACCCCCTACCACTTCTTGATGCAGGACGAGCTGTCGTCAGCCCCGTCCAACGCCCAGCGCGAGCTGCCCTACTCGCCGGGCGCGCCCACCCAGACCGAGTTCGACATCGGCGTGCAGCACATGCAGCTCCTGGGCATCCGCTACTACATGGCGATCTCCGAGCCCATGATCGAGAAGGCGCAGGCCAGCCCGTCGCTCACGGAGGTGGCGACCAGCGGGCCGTGGGCGGTGTTCACCGTGGCCGACAGCGAGCAGGTGGTCGTCCTCGACGACCAGCCGGCGGTCCTCACCGGGGTCGACCCCGGGCACGGCTGGCTCGACGCCGTGGTCCCCTGGTACGAGGACCCCACCCAGTGGTCGGTGTTCCTCGCCGCCGACGGCCCCGACGAGTGGCAGCGCATCGCACCGGGGGAGACGCCCGAACGGATCCCCACCGAGCCGGTCGCGGTCACCGACTACGAGGCCGGTACCGACACCATCTCGTTCCAGGTCAGCCAGCCCGGTACGCCGGTGCTGGTCAAGACGTCGTACTTCCCCAACTGGCAGGCCGAGGGGGCCGACGGCCCTTGGCGCATCAGCCCCAACCTCATGGTCGTGGTGCCCACCGACACCGAGGTCACGCTGCGCTACGGCATGACCGGCGTCGACTGGCTGGGCTGGCTGGTGGCGGCCCTCGGCCTGGTCGGCCTGGTGGCGCTGTGGCGTGCCGGCCCGCTCTCGTTCCCCGAGCCCCGCTCCTGGCGGCCCCGACCCGATTCGGGTCCGGCGCCCCCGCCTCCTGGGCTGGGCGGTGACCTCGCCTCGCCCGGTGCGAGCGGCGAGGCCTCGGCGGAGGCGCCAGCCGGGCGGGCACCCGCGCCGGACGCCGGCGTGCCCGCCGGCGCCTTCGATCCCGCCTCGGTGATCCTGGCCGAGGTCCCGGGCGTGGCCGAGCCGGTCGAGGGACCGGCGCCCGACGGGCCCGGGTCCGCACCAGGTCCCGATGGGCCCCCGACGGACGACGTCTCCCCGGCCCACGGCACGGCCCCCGTCGTCGACCCGGTCCCTGCTTCCGAGGTCCCTGCTTCCGAGGCCCCTGCAGCCGATCCTGATGCCGCCGATCCCGACGGCGGGAGCCGTCCGTGA
- a CDS encoding CPBP family intramembrane glutamic endopeptidase has product MTRPDNRPSRVTPSKKDLAEGRSRGSSRAGSKSTAKGGKAGAEDSKKAARESGSRPKGRVSEAAAPPARTGLLARLFPPRPVGADRVEVVSASADDGGAAEGPADGRRYGAGAILIVFFAAQLLATIAYAMVIPGSEYDPRAVTGLGGAVGQAVNQATTGQAVVISQPVPLWLSTLLQLPLWGALIAGPLWFAAKKGRGIVADLGLRMKATDVPLGLAIGIASQLLMVPALYWVVFKIIGVQDVSAEARALTDRATDPLSIVLVFVIVGIGAPVAEEIYFRGMALPIFRRRVRARWAILASAAFFAATHLQPLQFPALLVFGVILGVLTVRSGRLGPALWAHVGFNVVAAVSLLWNVTLF; this is encoded by the coding sequence GTGACCCGACCCGACAACCGACCCTCGAGGGTCACGCCGTCCAAGAAGGACCTGGCCGAGGGCCGCTCCCGGGGCTCGTCGCGGGCGGGTTCCAAGAGCACCGCCAAGGGCGGCAAGGCCGGAGCCGAGGACTCGAAGAAGGCGGCTCGCGAGAGCGGGTCACGTCCGAAGGGACGGGTGTCCGAGGCGGCCGCGCCGCCGGCCCGGACCGGCCTGCTGGCCCGCCTGTTCCCCCCGCGGCCGGTCGGTGCCGACCGCGTCGAGGTGGTGAGCGCCTCAGCGGACGACGGCGGGGCCGCCGAGGGTCCGGCCGACGGCCGCCGCTACGGCGCCGGGGCCATCCTCATCGTGTTCTTCGCGGCCCAGCTCCTGGCCACCATCGCCTATGCCATGGTCATCCCGGGCAGCGAGTACGACCCGCGCGCCGTCACCGGCCTGGGCGGGGCGGTCGGCCAGGCCGTCAACCAGGCCACCACCGGTCAGGCCGTGGTCATCAGCCAGCCCGTGCCGCTCTGGTTGAGCACCCTGCTCCAGCTGCCCCTGTGGGGGGCGCTGATCGCCGGCCCGTTGTGGTTCGCGGCCAAGAAGGGACGCGGCATCGTCGCCGACCTCGGGCTGCGCATGAAGGCCACCGACGTCCCGCTCGGTCTGGCCATCGGCATCGCCAGCCAGCTGCTCATGGTGCCGGCGCTGTACTGGGTGGTGTTCAAGATCATCGGGGTCCAGGACGTCTCGGCCGAGGCCCGGGCCCTCACCGACCGGGCCACCGACCCGCTGTCGATCGTCTTGGTGTTCGTCATCGTCGGCATCGGCGCGCCGGTGGCCGAGGAGATCTACTTCCGGGGGATGGCGCTGCCCATCTTCCGGCGCCGGGTCCGGGCCCGGTGGGCCATCCTCGCCTCGGCCGCCTTCTTCGCCGCCACCCACCTCCAACCCCTGCAGTTCCCCGCCCTGTTGGTCTTCGGGGTGATCCTCGGCGTGCTGACCGTGAGGTCGGGTCGCCTCGGGCCGGCGCTGTGGGCCCACGTCGGCTTCAACGTCGTGGCCGCGGTCTCGTTGCTGTGGAACGTCACGCTGTTCTGA
- a CDS encoding DUF5719 family protein gives MSRSAWRVPMLVVLVALLVAAVVVDRDDGRGRSGVRVDQLAPVVAADDAQGSTWYCAAGSATGITEGEGAGAAEHTVVLTNVSDQPVEGRLTAYPDDGDPVMVDVEVGAQDRSEVVLSEVLVAPWAGAVVELDAGSVAVDHELVGPGGSSVSPCASNPSPSWYFPAGTSRAGTTTLLALFNPFPGEASVDISVETEEGTRASPSFQAVLVPGSAVTVIDVGAIVTLRAELAITVTARSGRIIAEQLMVSDGTDDAPVGLTASLGAPSPSPSWIFPDGSPPAEGRTVSYSVLNPTEDEAEVEVQVFLDDPATNGSVEPFTLTVPGGRHDVVEVFTEERLFPEGVASWVLVRSVNDVPIVAGRLEGGIEGTDASGFVASVGSPLVATEWVAPVPAVPDADSAAIVVVNPSAVGEATVTLRALSGGGDVEVPGMGEVVVPAGSRVVIPVEGPALELAGLSVVVAADEPVVVSSAAVVGDDRSAAVAMPVAGTESMPTSLAGPDAFVTEPPVTEPPVTEAPDTSTDGEAPGTDTDADATPAEGDDESTTSVADQPPSDAGEGG, from the coding sequence ATGAGCCGTTCCGCGTGGCGCGTGCCCATGCTCGTCGTGCTCGTCGCGCTCCTCGTGGCGGCGGTGGTGGTCGATCGAGACGATGGCCGCGGGAGGTCCGGGGTCAGGGTCGACCAGCTCGCTCCCGTGGTCGCCGCCGACGACGCCCAAGGCTCCACCTGGTACTGCGCGGCCGGGTCGGCCACCGGAATCACCGAGGGCGAGGGCGCGGGAGCGGCCGAGCACACGGTGGTCCTCACCAACGTCTCGGACCAGCCGGTCGAGGGGCGTCTCACCGCCTATCCCGACGATGGCGATCCGGTGATGGTCGACGTCGAGGTCGGTGCCCAGGACCGCTCCGAGGTGGTGCTGTCCGAGGTGCTCGTGGCGCCCTGGGCCGGGGCGGTCGTCGAGCTCGACGCCGGATCGGTGGCCGTCGACCACGAACTGGTCGGTCCCGGTGGGAGCTCGGTGAGCCCCTGCGCATCGAACCCCTCGCCGTCGTGGTACTTCCCGGCCGGCACGTCACGGGCCGGCACGACCACGCTCCTCGCCCTGTTCAACCCCTTCCCCGGGGAGGCGTCCGTCGACATCTCGGTGGAGACCGAGGAAGGCACCCGCGCCTCGCCGAGCTTCCAGGCCGTCCTCGTCCCGGGGAGTGCGGTGACCGTGATCGACGTCGGTGCGATCGTCACGCTCCGCGCCGAGCTGGCCATCACCGTGACCGCCCGCAGCGGCCGGATCATCGCCGAGCAGCTCATGGTGAGCGACGGCACCGACGACGCCCCTGTCGGCCTCACCGCCAGCCTCGGTGCCCCGTCGCCGTCGCCGTCGTGGATCTTCCCCGATGGCAGCCCGCCGGCCGAGGGCCGCACCGTCTCCTACAGCGTGCTGAACCCGACCGAGGACGAGGCCGAGGTCGAGGTGCAGGTCTTCCTCGACGACCCCGCCACCAACGGCAGCGTCGAGCCCTTCACCCTGACGGTGCCCGGCGGTCGCCACGACGTGGTCGAGGTCTTCACCGAGGAGCGGCTCTTCCCCGAAGGGGTGGCGAGCTGGGTGCTGGTGCGGTCCGTCAACGACGTGCCCATCGTCGCCGGCCGGCTCGAGGGGGGGATCGAAGGGACCGACGCGTCCGGCTTTGTCGCCTCCGTCGGCTCGCCGCTGGTGGCCACCGAGTGGGTCGCTCCGGTGCCGGCCGTGCCCGACGCCGACAGCGCCGCCATCGTGGTGGTGAACCCCTCGGCGGTGGGCGAGGCGACCGTCACGTTGCGGGCGCTCTCTGGTGGAGGCGACGTGGAGGTGCCCGGGATGGGCGAGGTGGTGGTCCCGGCCGGATCGCGGGTGGTGATCCCCGTCGAGGGCCCGGCTCTCGAGCTCGCCGGCCTGTCGGTGGTGGTCGCCGCCGACGAGCCCGTCGTCGTGTCGTCCGCCGCGGTGGTGGGCGACGATCGATCGGCGGCCGTGGCCATGCCGGTGGCGGGCACCGAGTCGATGCCGACCTCCCTGGCCGGGCCGGACGCCTTCGTCACCGAGCCTCCCGTCACCGAGCCTCCGGTCACCGAGGCCCCGGACACATCGACCGATGGCGAGGCCCCCGGCACCGACACCGACGCCGACGCCACGCCGGCCGAGGGGGACGACGAGTCGACGACGTCCGTGGCCGACCAGCCGCCGTCCGACGCCGGCGAAGGCGGCTGA